TTACCTTCGGTCTTAGCTTCTTTTCTTTTGGGAAGGTTGGGAAGGGAATAACAATGAAAATAACATTAGACAGAGTAAACGAAAACTTCCACTTCGAATTAAAAAATGAGCGTGGACATATTGTAAATGTTGATGCCAGACCTGAATTTGGAGGGAATGATAATGGACCAAGTCCAATGGAATTAGTATTGATGGGTGTTGCAGGTTGTAGCGGAATCGATATGATTTCAATTCTGAAAAAGCAACGTCAGGAAATCACTTCTTTCAAAGCTGAGGTTGAGGGAGAACGCGTGCAAGTAGGAGAAGCAAAACCATTCAAAGATATTCATGTGGTTTTTTCTTTAGAAGGAAATATCAAAGAAGACAAAGCAG
The Flavobacterium sp. 5 DNA segment above includes these coding regions:
- a CDS encoding OsmC family protein; amino-acid sequence: MKITLDRVNENFHFELKNERGHIVNVDARPEFGGNDNGPSPMELVLMGVAGCSGIDMISILKKQRQEITSFKAEVEGERVQVGEAKPFKDIHVVFSLEGNIKEDKAAKAAQLSFDKYCSVSKTVEPTATIHYKVILNGVELAKI